The Candidatus Binatia bacterium genome has a window encoding:
- a CDS encoding ATPase — protein MPAHLGHLQQALERARYIAPPELVTVLHLCLALERPLLVEGPAGAGKTDIGRALSEALDRPLYRLQCYEGLDEAKALYEWNYHKQLLRLQVDQRRDAPWSALRDEIFTEEYLLDRPLLKALRSAEPAVLLVDEVDKADEEFEAFLLEFLGEFQISVPELGTIQARHRPTVILTSNRSRELSDALRRRCLYFFLDFPSPEREAAIVRLKVPQLEPRLAEHIVRCVQAARRLELRKKPSVAETIAWAEALLALGISELKDPKARAILGVLFKHEEDLALVQQRWLSLVGGSAGRAG, from the coding sequence ATGCCAGCGCATCTGGGACACCTGCAACAAGCCTTGGAGCGGGCGCGATACATCGCGCCGCCGGAACTCGTTACCGTTCTGCACCTTTGCCTGGCACTCGAACGGCCGCTCCTCGTCGAAGGTCCGGCGGGCGCCGGCAAGACCGACATTGGCCGGGCGTTGAGCGAAGCTCTCGATCGGCCGCTGTACCGCCTCCAGTGTTACGAGGGGTTGGATGAGGCCAAGGCCTTGTACGAGTGGAACTACCACAAGCAGTTGCTGCGCTTGCAGGTGGACCAACGAAGAGACGCGCCATGGAGCGCTCTCCGCGATGAGATCTTTACCGAGGAGTACTTGCTGGACCGGCCGCTTCTCAAGGCTCTAAGGAGCGCCGAGCCGGCGGTGTTGTTGGTGGACGAGGTGGACAAGGCAGACGAGGAGTTCGAGGCATTTTTGCTCGAATTTCTCGGAGAATTCCAAATATCCGTTCCGGAGCTCGGCACCATTCAAGCCCGGCATCGCCCCACCGTGATTCTGACCTCCAATCGTAGCCGCGAGCTTTCCGACGCTCTGCGGCGGCGCTGTTTGTACTTTTTTCTCGACTTCCCTTCTCCGGAACGAGAGGCGGCCATTGTACGGCTCAAGGTTCCCCAGCTCGAACCTCGGCTGGCCGAACACATTGTGCGGTGCGTGCAAGCCGCACGCCGTCTGGAACTGCGCAAGAAGCCGAGCGTGGCAGAAACCATTGCATGGGCAGAGGCTTTGCTGGCGTTGGGCATCTCCGAACTCAAAGACCCCAAGGCCCGCGCAATCTTGGGTGTGCTGTTCAAGCACGAGGAAGATCTCGCCCTGGTCCAGCAACGCTGGCTATCGCTCGTCGGTGGTAGCGCCGGGCGCGCGGGCTGA
- a CDS encoding hypothetical protein (possible pseudo, frameshifted), protein MRNKFHQLPPSVARLCSTRRSGFPHLLAYFLVFFFAPWCPRSSALDFPPTGFIATVVGGGVGDGGVAWNGIVDPRGLAVCGRVLFIADGLNHRVRKVDLVKLTITTVAGTGTKGFSGDGGPALAAQLNFPTDVICGAGGELYVADTFNHRVRKVSSDGTIVTVVGDGRGFSNGDGGPATSASVNAPRGLALDSAGNLYIAESDGNRVRKVGPNGIITTVAGTGAWGYSGDGGPATQAKLANPWHVALDDAGNLFIADFANSRIRRVDMQGTITTVVGDGIQAFTGDNGPASAARIFNPGKLAFDPAEICTSRTSATTASADSNRLAV, encoded by the coding sequence ATGCGTAACAAGTTTCACCAACTCCCACCCAGCGTTGCGAGACTCTGCTCCACCAGGCGAAGCGGATTTCCGCACTTGCTCGCTTACTTTCTGGTTTTTTTCTTTGCGCCCTGGTGCCCTCGCAGCTCGGCTCTCGACTTTCCGCCCACGGGCTTCATCGCCACTGTGGTTGGGGGAGGCGTGGGCGACGGCGGCGTTGCATGGAATGGCATCGTGGACCCGCGTGGGCTCGCGGTTTGCGGGCGAGTGCTGTTTATCGCCGATGGGCTCAATCACCGAGTGCGCAAAGTGGATCTCGTAAAGCTGACCATCACGACCGTAGCCGGTACCGGCACCAAAGGTTTTTCCGGCGATGGAGGCCCGGCCTTGGCGGCGCAACTGAATTTTCCAACAGACGTGATCTGCGGAGCCGGGGGCGAGTTGTACGTTGCCGATACGTTCAACCACCGCGTACGCAAGGTTTCATCCGACGGCACTATCGTCACCGTCGTCGGGGACGGCCGTGGGTTCAGCAACGGCGATGGTGGCCCCGCGACCAGTGCCAGCGTGAATGCGCCGCGCGGGCTTGCCCTCGACAGCGCAGGCAACCTTTATATTGCAGAGTCCGACGGTAACCGCGTGCGCAAGGTCGGACCGAACGGCATCATCACTACGGTCGCCGGCACGGGGGCATGGGGATACAGCGGCGACGGTGGCCCGGCTACTCAAGCCAAGCTCGCCAACCCGTGGCACGTCGCACTCGATGACGCGGGCAACCTCTTCATCGCCGATTTCGCCAACTCGCGTATTCGCCGCGTGGACATGCAAGGAACGATTACAACCGTGGTTGGCGACGGCATTCAGGCTTTTACTGGCGACAATGGGCCGGCATCTGCAGCGAGGATTTTCAATCCGGGCAAGCTCGCCTTCGACCCGGCGGAAATTTGTACTTCACGGACGTCGGCAACAACCGCGTCCGCCGACTCGAATCGGTTGGCGGTCTGA
- a CDS encoding TonB-dependent receptor, whose protein sequence is MRELWLYLGLMGILVVLAPEAGLPQGSEFGGSALPPESDCQTEAGNGTEPKQSVERGRRRVDLGEVVVQARRPLSSASSEEIRARDFAVRPHGTLQEILNNVPGLVVAQHQGGGKAPQWLVRGFDGDHGSDFAVFVDDMPVNLVSHAHGQGYADVNFVIPETIQRLQLYKGPYFPEFGDFANAGALQIVTKDTFPEPFAMAEGGFFGTHRYVVGASPAAGDWKALFAAQAYFSDGPFENPQNDSRYNFFAKLRREFDSSRDLSLTGGAYAGDWDASGQIPLRAVQAGKVALAPLDLDPLAPTRPFDRFDAIDPTEGGKTDREFLNLHYRFAPQEDEQWSAHMWGQRYKLALFSNFTFYKDTGLRFVERGGRIADVFGEPPEVRQFYLPGDGIEQNDSRVLYGGRLQYLRYWFAPGWEGVPLRTRVAVETRHDHIHLHLYRQVRRQRFFTVNAVAVEERSVAGFLDQQVFFTDWLRLEVGLRGDVFFFDGRDRLPAGVGVLDPVSEECLGQNDPNFCAVRIRGNVSDSIVSPKANLIFSPMANTDVYGNFGMGFHSNDARNALLAKNFPQLAGPLQSPLTRSLGYEIGARTRQFDRLDLAAALWLLDLDSELVFSGDAGNQQIGAGGTFEPAGKTRRWGIDFEARYQATRWLFLDYDLAYADPRFRGTGEAVPLAPTLLMNGGVTLSPLAGFESALRVRYLGDRPAIEDRSLTARGYTLVDLLGRYRWRNVEASIALLNILDRDWREAQFADNSCLLGELQDPARHPGTPCSIRPGLQGTHEDPPADIHFTPGNPFWARGGLTVYF, encoded by the coding sequence ATGCGAGAGTTATGGCTTTACTTGGGGTTGATGGGCATTTTGGTGGTGTTGGCGCCGGAAGCGGGGCTGCCGCAAGGGTCGGAGTTCGGAGGCAGCGCACTGCCTCCGGAAAGCGATTGCCAAACCGAAGCGGGAAACGGCACGGAACCGAAACAGTCGGTCGAACGGGGGCGGCGGCGCGTGGACTTGGGCGAGGTCGTGGTACAGGCCCGCCGGCCTTTGAGTTCTGCCTCCTCGGAGGAAATACGCGCCCGCGATTTTGCGGTGCGTCCGCACGGCACGTTGCAAGAAATCCTGAACAACGTTCCCGGCCTGGTCGTGGCCCAGCATCAAGGAGGCGGCAAAGCTCCGCAATGGCTCGTGCGCGGATTCGACGGCGATCACGGGAGTGATTTTGCCGTGTTCGTGGACGATATGCCGGTGAATCTCGTCTCTCATGCGCACGGCCAAGGATACGCCGACGTGAATTTCGTGATTCCCGAAACCATTCAACGTTTGCAACTGTACAAAGGCCCGTATTTCCCGGAGTTTGGCGACTTTGCCAACGCCGGTGCCCTGCAAATCGTGACGAAAGATACGTTTCCCGAGCCGTTCGCCATGGCCGAGGGAGGCTTCTTCGGTACGCACCGTTACGTGGTGGGGGCTTCACCGGCGGCTGGGGATTGGAAAGCGTTATTTGCCGCGCAGGCGTACTTTTCCGATGGCCCGTTCGAAAATCCCCAGAACGATTCGCGCTACAATTTCTTCGCGAAGCTGCGCCGCGAGTTCGATTCCTCGCGAGATTTGTCGCTGACTGGCGGCGCCTACGCGGGCGACTGGGATGCTTCGGGGCAAATCCCCCTGCGCGCGGTGCAAGCTGGGAAGGTGGCGCTGGCGCCCCTCGACTTGGACCCCTTGGCGCCGACGCGACCCTTCGACCGCTTCGATGCCATCGATCCGACGGAGGGAGGGAAGACCGACCGTGAATTCCTCAACCTCCACTACCGCTTTGCTCCCCAGGAAGACGAGCAATGGTCCGCACACATGTGGGGACAGCGATACAAGCTCGCGCTCTTTTCCAATTTTACCTTTTACAAGGATACGGGCTTGCGCTTCGTGGAACGTGGTGGTCGCATCGCCGACGTTTTCGGTGAGCCGCCGGAGGTCCGGCAGTTTTACTTGCCGGGCGATGGGATCGAGCAAAATGATAGCCGCGTGTTGTATGGCGGGCGCCTCCAGTATTTACGCTACTGGTTTGCGCCCGGATGGGAAGGCGTACCCCTGCGCACGCGCGTGGCCGTCGAAACGCGCCACGATCACATCCACTTACACTTGTACCGCCAAGTGCGGCGCCAGCGTTTTTTTACCGTGAACGCCGTGGCTGTGGAGGAGCGATCCGTTGCCGGCTTTCTCGACCAACAAGTGTTTTTCACCGATTGGCTCCGGCTCGAAGTGGGGCTGCGCGGCGACGTGTTCTTCTTCGATGGGCGCGATCGCTTGCCGGCTGGAGTGGGCGTGCTCGACCCGGTGTCGGAGGAGTGCCTGGGGCAAAACGACCCCAACTTCTGTGCGGTGCGCATCCGCGGTAACGTGAGCGACTCGATCGTCAGCCCAAAAGCAAACTTGATTTTTTCTCCGATGGCGAACACCGACGTGTACGGGAACTTCGGCATGGGTTTTCACTCCAACGATGCGCGCAACGCGCTCTTGGCAAAAAACTTCCCGCAGCTTGCCGGACCCCTGCAAAGCCCGCTCACTCGCTCCCTCGGTTACGAGATCGGTGCCCGCACGCGCCAGTTCGACCGCTTGGACCTCGCCGCCGCGCTTTGGCTGCTGGATTTGGATAGCGAACTCGTCTTTTCGGGCGATGCGGGCAACCAGCAAATTGGTGCCGGAGGAACATTCGAGCCGGCGGGGAAAACGCGCCGTTGGGGAATCGACTTCGAGGCGCGCTACCAAGCCACGCGCTGGCTCTTTTTGGATTACGACCTGGCCTACGCGGATCCGCGTTTTCGGGGCACGGGCGAAGCTGTGCCCTTGGCACCGACACTGTTGATGAACGGCGGAGTCACGTTGAGTCCGTTGGCAGGATTCGAAAGCGCCTTGCGCGTGCGGTACCTCGGAGATCGGCCTGCCATCGAAGATCGCTCGCTCACGGCACGCGGGTACACCCTGGTGGACCTGCTCGGACGCTATCGCTGGCGCAACGTCGAAGCCTCGATTGCGTTACTGAACATCCTCGACCGGGATTGGCGCGAAGCCCAGTTCGCGGACAACTCGTGTTTGCTCGGCGAACTCCAAGATCCGGCCAGACACCCGGGAACGCCGTGCTCGATTCGCCCAGGCTTGCAAGGCACGCACGAAGACCCGCCAGCGGATATTCACTTCACCCCCGGAAATCCATTCTGGGCGCGAGGTGGCTTGACGGTGTATTTTTGA
- a CDS encoding hypothetical protein (possible pseudo, frameshifted) — MVLRAAVYIGQYVAAPPNTEDRVRAVPPSGIVSPLVGGGVGDGGTAADALVDPMGLLVHEFTNGAGFELYIADSANHRVRMVSSLTGTITTVAGNGSPCSTGSPCGDGGLAISAQLTNPLAVAADMSGNLYIAELNGHRVRKLDATTGVISTIAGTGAFGYNGDGIPATQATLANPWSVAVSADGRILYIADLQNNRVRKVEAGIITTVAGNGSWGNPPDGAVAAQSPLAGPTDVAIGPDGSLYFVDRGNNMIRRIRGGLLERIAGTGWAGFSGDGGPATQAQLSAPTRIAFDLFGNLLIADAGNYRIRRVDAASGVITTVVGNGTALNTGDGGPALAAGISRVTGLTLDSDGHLFLSVPDAARVRVATLDFTLPPPPTSVPTSTPSPTATAAWTPTNRPTPTASPSPTRSPSPTFTPTASATATNSFTATGTPTPTQTPTVTATATNTSTPTTTPTQTPSRSPTSTFTPTNSFTPTGTPTRTPTRTDTPSPTITPTRTWSPTATATSTPSQTPTATNTFTFTPTRTMTPTRTYTRTSTPTFTPSSTPTVTFTRTPTNTFTPTRTATNSPTSTHTLTPTLTATHTSTLTATPTRTHTPTRTATSTASATNTFTLTLTPTRTPTRTATRTPSSTTTPTRTRTETPTRSPTPSPSSSPSQTPTRTPTSSPTSSPTRTPTPTETFTASPRPSNTASPTPTATPTLAALRLSGRVGYFDVTSPLPNVPVRAESDFGSLLALTGSDGAYQIDGVPPGSVRVAALPDEAHTLMARISTGSQPISAGDAVEVLRMVTGTVSGNELKQKTCDADGNGSLTASDAVAILRYVVGIAPANSCVGSWIVLPAGSLPPVATPTPVTTNNCGTVLQVSLSGVMQDIQGLDFVSGLMGDCNGDFQSARVDGSGLIARAALRQRKAELAQKPVSIRLGTPRHFRGQWRVPIEVRGAGSWNAVTARIRFDRDRLGRAKLSLRSKSLSALAAYRIGPDEISFALARVHANPAPDILGWLSFGQGARPSRRQVIITQSSIE; from the coding sequence ATGGTGCTACGGGCTGCCGTATACATTGGCCAGTACGTGGCAGCTCCGCCCAACACGGAAGATCGCGTACGTGCGGTGCCACCGAGCGGTATCGTGTCGCCGCTCGTTGGCGGAGGCGTGGGCGACGGCGGCACGGCGGCGGACGCGCTGGTAGATCCCATGGGCCTGCTCGTACACGAGTTTACCAATGGTGCGGGCTTCGAGCTGTACATTGCGGACAGCGCCAATCACCGGGTGCGAATGGTCAGCTCGCTAACCGGGACAATCACCACGGTGGCGGGCAACGGCAGCCCCTGCAGCACAGGCTCTCCTTGCGGAGACGGCGGCTTGGCGATTAGCGCTCAACTGACAAATCCGCTCGCCGTCGCGGCCGACATGTCGGGCAACCTTTATATTGCCGAACTCAACGGCCACCGCGTGAGGAAGCTAGACGCGACAACCGGCGTCATTTCCACAATCGCAGGCACGGGAGCGTTCGGATACAACGGTGACGGAATCCCAGCCACACAAGCGACGCTGGCCAACCCTTGGAGCGTGGCCGTTTCCGCGGATGGCCGCATTTTGTACATCGCGGATTTGCAGAACAACCGCGTGCGCAAGGTGGAAGCGGGGATCATCACCACGGTTGCCGGCAACGGCTCGTGGGGCAACCCGCCCGATGGCGCCGTAGCAGCACAGTCCCCGCTCGCCGGTCCCACCGACGTGGCCATCGGGCCGGATGGCAGCTTGTATTTCGTGGACCGCGGCAACAACATGATCCGCCGTATTCGCGGCGGTTTGCTGGAACGCATTGCGGGCACCGGTTGGGCTGGCTTTAGCGGAGACGGGGGACCCGCCACGCAAGCGCAACTCTCGGCACCCACGCGCATTGCATTCGATCTGTTCGGAAATTTGCTGATTGCCGATGCGGGCAACTACCGGATCCGGCGAGTGGACGCGGCGAGCGGAGTCATCACGACGGTGGTGGGCAATGGCACTGCGTTGAATACGGGAGACGGCGGCCCGGCACTGGCCGCGGGCATCTCGCGAGTAACCGGCCTAACGCTGGACAGCGACGGCCATCTGTTCCTCTCGGTCCCCGATGCCGCGCGCGTGCGAGTGGCCACGCTCGACTTTACCCTGCCTCCGCCGCCAACCAGTGTGCCCACCAGTACTCCGAGCCCAACCGCTACTGCCGCGTGGACCCCAACCAACCGGCCAACTCCGACAGCGAGCCCCAGCCCGACACGTTCCCCTTCGCCGACGTTTACGCCCACTGCCAGCGCCACAGCAACGAACTCCTTCACGGCAACAGGGACCCCCACTCCCACTCAGACGCCGACAGTCACTGCCACCGCAACCAACACGAGCACACCAACGACCACGCCGACCCAAACGCCGAGTCGTTCTCCAACCTCCACATTCACCCCCACGAACTCCTTTACGCCCACAGGTACCCCGACTCGAACGCCGACCCGCACCGACACACCGTCGCCCACGATCACGCCCACTCGCACGTGGTCGCCCACAGCCACGGCCACGTCCACACCCAGTCAGACACCCACGGCCACGAACACGTTCACCTTTACGCCCACCCGAACGATGACGCCGACGAGAACCTACACCCGTACGTCCACTCCGACGTTCACTCCGTCGAGCACGCCCACGGTGACGTTCACACGTACCCCGACGAACACGTTCACTCCGACGCGCACGGCAACGAACTCGCCCACTTCGACTCACACCTTGACACCTACACTCACGGCGACACACACCTCGACCCTCACCGCAACGCCCACGCGCACGCACACGCCAACCCGCACGGCTACCTCCACGGCCAGCGCGACCAACACGTTTACGCTGACGTTGACCCCAACGCGAACTCCAACTCGGACGGCGACGCGCACCCCGTCCAGCACGACAACGCCAACGCGAACCCGAACCGAAACGCCGACACGATCGCCCACTCCATCGCCGTCGTCGTCTCCTTCCCAAACACCGACACGCACGCCCACTTCGTCGCCCACCAGCAGCCCGACCCGCACGCCCACGCCGACCGAAACTTTTACCGCGAGCCCACGGCCCTCCAACACCGCAAGCCCGACACCTACCGCTACACCCACACTTGCCGCGCTGCGTCTCAGTGGCCGGGTGGGTTACTTCGATGTCACCTCTCCACTTCCCAACGTTCCGGTGCGGGCGGAGAGCGATTTCGGTTCCCTGCTTGCGCTTACTGGAAGCGATGGAGCGTACCAAATCGATGGCGTGCCCCCTGGGTCTGTGCGAGTTGCCGCTTTACCTGATGAGGCGCACACCCTCATGGCGCGCATCAGCACCGGTAGTCAGCCCATCAGTGCCGGCGATGCGGTCGAGGTGCTTCGGATGGTCACCGGCACGGTTTCTGGAAACGAGCTCAAACAAAAGACTTGCGACGCGGACGGAAACGGCTCCCTAACTGCTTCGGATGCCGTGGCGATACTGCGCTACGTCGTGGGCATAGCGCCCGCGAACTCCTGCGTGGGCTCGTGGATCGTCCTGCCCGCTGGCTCGCTCCCGCCGGTGGCCACGCCGACGCCGGTCACGACGAACAACTGTGGGACGGTCTTGCAGGTGTCGCTCAGTGGCGTCATGCAAGACATTCAGGGTCTCGACTTTGTCTCCGGGTTGATGGGAGATTGTAACGGCGATTTCCAGTCTGCACGGGTGGACGGATCGGGCCTGATCGCCCGAGCGGCGTTGCGACAACGAAAAGCAGAACTTGCACAGAAGCCCGTCTCGATCCGACTAGGGACGCCCCGGCACTTTCGCGGGCAGTGGCGAGTACCCATCGAAGTTCGTGGCGCTGGCTCGTGGAATGCGGTGACCGCACGAATTCGCTTCGACCGAGATCGGCTCGGGCGTGCAAAACTTTCGCTCCGCTCCAAATCGCTATCCGCCCTCGCCGCTTACCGGATCGGACCGGATGAAATCAGCTTCGCACTCGCCCGTGTCCACGCAAATCCAGCTCCCGACATCCTTGGTTGGCTCAGCTTCGGGCAGGGCGCACGACCCAGCCGAAGACAGGTCATCATCACCCAGTCGAGCATCGAATAG
- a CDS encoding universal stress protein UspA: MIKTILVGVDGSEHARSASRYAIWLGQKLEATVIGLHVVDIVSIEGSFFHDISGSLGFEPYLDFSSKMREVLHERGKAILEEFRARAEEAGVRYDTILTMGIVPNEIAEAAKTADLVAIGHRGVNEKFVTGLLGSTAENVTRRSPKPVLVCTLQFKEIERPLLAYDGSQRAAAAMHSAAEFCTVLRLPLTVLTVHRDESAGQKILQEAANYLKAYPIEVKFELQQTGNAPERIANYLREQRHDLLFIGAYGHSRIIELVLGSTTEYVLRNASCPVFLHR; this comes from the coding sequence ATGATCAAAACCATCCTGGTCGGGGTCGACGGCTCGGAACACGCACGCTCTGCCTCGCGTTATGCGATTTGGCTCGGGCAAAAGCTCGAAGCCACCGTGATTGGCCTCCACGTGGTGGACATCGTTTCGATCGAAGGTTCGTTTTTCCACGACATTTCCGGATCGCTCGGCTTCGAGCCCTACTTGGATTTCTCGTCCAAGATGCGCGAGGTCTTGCACGAACGGGGCAAAGCCATTCTCGAAGAGTTCCGCGCGCGCGCCGAAGAAGCCGGCGTCCGCTACGATACCATTCTCACCATGGGAATCGTTCCGAACGAGATCGCCGAAGCGGCGAAAACGGCCGACCTGGTTGCCATTGGCCACCGCGGCGTGAACGAGAAATTCGTGACCGGTCTGCTGGGCAGCACGGCGGAAAACGTCACCCGCCGCTCGCCCAAGCCGGTACTCGTGTGCACGCTACAATTCAAAGAAATCGAAAGGCCGCTGTTGGCGTACGACGGCAGTCAGCGCGCCGCGGCAGCCATGCATTCCGCCGCCGAGTTTTGCACTGTCTTGCGACTGCCCCTCACGGTGCTCACGGTGCATCGCGACGAAAGCGCCGGCCAAAAAATCCTGCAAGAAGCCGCCAATTATCTCAAGGCGTATCCGATCGAGGTAAAATTCGAGCTGCAGCAAACCGGCAACGCACCCGAACGCATCGCCAACTACCTCAGAGAGCAAAGGCACGACCTCCTATTCATCGGCGCATATGGGCACAGCCGGATCATCGAGCTCGTGCTGGGGAGCACCACCGAGTACGTACTGCGCAACGCAAGCTGCCCGGTGTTTTTACACCGGTAG
- a CDS encoding peptidase C69, with amino-acid sequence MRARVRIGYRAKRACIAAVPAGMSRYAAKVCGRRIVRIDWARMSQPATSLTFTKDPQKFFYDHLGLEPRWLEEGIGGALRRRCDDADLYFEYRTVESVSLEDGLVKSATRHVRQGVGARVVVGDKTGYAHTDELTLESLRLATRTAEAIAWEGAQSRSVALQRVRPRHDLYPLENPPIAVALEDKVAVLSRVDEYARRFDPRIRNVLASIVVEHKVILIVRAEGLVVGDIQPLVRMQVTCIAEENGERQQGSYGGGGRVEFAYLLENDRYLLFTRKAAEQAIRNLRAVDAPAGEMVVVLGPGWPGILLHEAVGHGLEGDFNRKGVSAFAGRLGEVVASPLCTVVDDGTIPNRRGSLNVDDEGTPTGRTVLIEKGILRGYLQDRMNARLMGMPPTGNGRRESFAHVPMPRMTNTFMLPGESDPEEIIRSVDRGLYAVYFGGGQVDITNGKFVFSASEAYLIENGRVTYPVKGATLIGHGPEVLKRITMVGHDLALDEGIGTCGKDGQSVPVGVGLPTVRVDGLTVGGTKPVRGESS; translated from the coding sequence GTGCGGGCGCGAGTGCGGATCGGGTACCGAGCCAAGCGGGCCTGCATTGCCGCCGTGCCCGCGGGGATGTCGAGGTACGCCGCCAAAGTTTGCGGCCGCCGCATCGTGCGGATAGATTGGGCTCGTATGTCTCAACCGGCAACCTCATTGACGTTCACCAAAGATCCACAAAAGTTCTTTTACGATCACCTCGGCCTCGAGCCTCGCTGGCTCGAAGAGGGGATCGGCGGTGCATTGCGGCGCCGCTGCGACGATGCGGATTTGTACTTCGAGTACCGCACGGTGGAATCGGTGAGCCTCGAGGACGGCTTGGTGAAGTCGGCCACGCGACACGTGCGCCAGGGCGTCGGGGCGCGTGTCGTAGTTGGGGATAAGACCGGCTACGCCCACACCGACGAACTCACGTTGGAGAGCCTGCGCTTGGCGACCCGTACGGCCGAAGCCATCGCTTGGGAGGGCGCGCAGTCTCGCTCGGTTGCGTTGCAGCGGGTTCGCCCAAGGCACGACTTGTACCCCTTAGAGAACCCGCCCATTGCGGTGGCTTTGGAGGACAAGGTGGCAGTCCTCTCCCGGGTAGACGAGTATGCGCGCCGGTTCGACCCGCGAATCCGCAACGTGCTGGCGAGCATCGTGGTCGAGCACAAGGTGATCTTGATCGTACGGGCCGAGGGCCTCGTGGTCGGCGACATCCAGCCGCTCGTGCGCATGCAGGTCACCTGCATTGCAGAGGAGAACGGCGAGCGCCAGCAAGGCAGCTACGGAGGCGGCGGTAGAGTCGAGTTCGCATATTTGTTGGAGAACGATCGGTATCTCCTCTTCACGCGCAAAGCTGCCGAGCAAGCCATCCGGAACCTGCGAGCCGTGGATGCTCCGGCAGGCGAGATGGTAGTGGTGTTAGGGCCCGGATGGCCTGGCATTTTGCTCCACGAAGCGGTGGGACATGGTCTGGAAGGGGATTTCAACCGCAAAGGCGTCTCCGCCTTCGCGGGGCGGCTGGGAGAGGTCGTCGCCTCTCCGCTGTGCACGGTTGTGGATGATGGGACGATTCCGAATCGGCGCGGATCCCTGAACGTAGACGACGAGGGAACGCCCACCGGGCGGACGGTGCTCATCGAAAAGGGCATCCTGCGGGGATATTTGCAGGACCGGATGAACGCTCGCTTGATGGGTATGCCACCGACCGGAAACGGCCGGCGCGAATCCTTTGCGCACGTGCCCATGCCGCGCATGACGAATACGTTCATGCTACCGGGTGAAAGCGACCCCGAAGAGATCATTCGCTCGGTGGACCGAGGTTTGTACGCTGTGTACTTTGGCGGCGGCCAAGTGGACATCACGAATGGGAAATTTGTCTTCTCGGCCAGCGAGGCTTACCTCATTGAAAACGGCCGCGTCACTTATCCGGTTAAAGGCGCGACCTTGATCGGCCACGGGCCGGAGGTTCTCAAGCGGATTACCATGGTCGGCCATGACCTCGCGCTCGACGAAGGTATTGGCACCTGCGGCAAGGATGGACAGTCGGTTCCCGTGGGGGTGGGTTTGCCGACCGTGCGTGTGGACGGACTCACGGTGGGCGGAACAAAACCGGTGCGGGGCGAATCGTCATGA
- a CDS encoding cyclase: protein MSQEQFTIEDVRALAKKFSNWGRWGKDDELGTLNFITPEKIVRAAGLVRRGKVFSLAIPFDAQGPQTGFAGRVNPLHYMLQDGGDIASGAQDFIPGLRYCDDAITMPLQCATQWDALSHIFFDGKMYNDRGPEWVTSSGARANSIEKVKQHVVSRGVLLDIPRLRNKAWLEPGEAIYPEDLDAAAKQEGVAIERGDIVLIRTGQLAQVRAEGSWGQYAGGPAPGLSLKCAEWLARNEIAGYATDTWGTEVIPNETPDCFQPLHCVAIVHMGMLVGEIFDLEDLARDCADDGVYEFLFVAPPLPITGAVGSPVNPQAIK, encoded by the coding sequence ATGAGCCAGGAACAGTTCACCATCGAAGACGTACGTGCCCTGGCCAAGAAATTTTCGAACTGGGGACGCTGGGGCAAAGACGACGAACTCGGCACTTTGAACTTCATTACACCCGAGAAGATCGTGCGTGCGGCCGGTTTGGTTCGGCGCGGCAAAGTCTTCTCCCTCGCCATTCCCTTCGATGCGCAAGGGCCGCAAACCGGCTTTGCGGGCCGGGTCAACCCGCTGCACTACATGCTTCAAGACGGAGGCGACATTGCGTCGGGGGCCCAGGATTTCATTCCTGGTCTGCGTTACTGCGACGACGCCATCACCATGCCCTTGCAGTGCGCCACGCAGTGGGACGCGCTCTCCCACATTTTTTTTGACGGCAAGATGTACAACGACCGCGGCCCGGAGTGGGTAACCAGCAGCGGAGCGCGCGCCAATTCCATCGAGAAGGTCAAGCAACACGTGGTCTCCCGTGGCGTGCTGCTCGACATCCCCCGCCTGCGCAACAAGGCTTGGCTCGAGCCGGGAGAAGCCATTTATCCCGAAGATCTCGACGCGGCCGCGAAGCAAGAGGGTGTGGCCATCGAGCGGGGAGATATCGTGCTCATCCGCACGGGCCAACTGGCGCAAGTGCGTGCCGAGGGAAGCTGGGGTCAGTATGCGGGCGGACCCGCCCCGGGGCTGAGCCTCAAGTGCGCGGAATGGCTGGCGCGCAACGAGATCGCGGGCTACGCGACCGACACCTGGGGAACGGAAGTGATCCCCAACGAAACGCCGGACTGTTTCCAACCCCTGCACTGCGTTGCCATCGTGCACATGGGCATGCTCGTCGGCGAGATTTTCGATTTGGAGGATTTAGCCAGGGACTGTGCCGATGACGGAGTGTACGAATTTCTTTTCGTGGCGCCGCCCTTGCCCATCACTGGAGCGGTCGGCTCGCCCGTCAACCCGCAAGCGATCAAGTGA